One Arvicanthis niloticus isolate mArvNil1 chromosome 13, mArvNil1.pat.X, whole genome shotgun sequence genomic window carries:
- the Miurf gene encoding mitochondrial ribosome and complex I assembly factor AltMIEF1: MAPWSREAVLRLYRALLRQGRELRYTDRDFYFASIRREFRKNQKLEDLEAREKQLEKGLVFLQSKLGGLI; this comes from the coding sequence ATGGCCCCGTGGAGCCGAGAGGCGGTGCTTCGTCTGTACCGGGCTCTGCTGCGCCAAGGCCGAGAGCTTCGCTACACTGATCGAGACTTCTACTTTGCTTCCATCCGCCGAGAATTCAGGAAAAACCAGAAGCTTGAGGATCTGGAGGCTCGAGAAAAGCAGCTGGAAAAGGGCCTGGTCTTTCTCCAAAGCAAACTAGGAGGCCTTATTTAG